The Porites lutea chromosome 9, jaPorLute2.1, whole genome shotgun sequence sequence CAAAGTTACGCAGATGCAGTGTCTGCACGAGGTGCACcacttcaaaactgttttggttttgtagACGGAACTGTCCGACCGATTGCAAGACCTGGGGAGCACCAAAGACTGGTGTACAACGGTCACAAAAGGGTGCATTCGCTAAAATTTCAGTCGCTGGCATTACCGAATGGTCTTATCGCAAATATGTACGGACCCATAGGTGAGCAAAGTTATGATAATCGTCAAGTCGCGCTAATAACGGTCATTTTTATCACATGTTAGATAAGTAACTAACCAGACTGAAATTTCTTCTCCTGTTTAAACAGAGGGTAAACGACATGATGCTTGCATGTTGGTTGAGTCCAAACTTCTGCGTGATTTAGAGAGAAATGCCTTCTCTCCCACTGGGGAGCCTATGTGTATTTACGGAGACCCTGCGTATCCTCATCGAGTGAATTTGCAGTGCCCATTTCGACAACGAGTATTAACACCAGACATGGAAGCCTTCAATAAAGCTATGAGCCAAGTCAGAGTCTCAGTGGAATGGCTTTTTGGAGACAtagtgaattattttaaatttctagattttaaaaagaacctgaaaattgGGATGAGCAGTATTGGTAAATTATATCTGGTTTCTGCTTTGCTTCAGAATGCTATCACTTGCTTGTATGGAAATAACATATCAGAATTCTTTGACCTACAGCCACCATCACTACAGTACTATTTTCAGTGAATGGGTTGGCCTGTGGAATGACATGAGACTATAATGAGGTCATTGCTAATTGGgtataataataaccttttcgCATATGTTTTCAGGGagatgtaatttttaaaatacatcgaTCAATTCTTATTTCTACAGAGTAATACAggaatgttttttaaatttggagACTGCTCACACACAATTTAAGGTAAAAAGCCAagtattttagttttgtaaGTCCAAACATCACAGTAATTATATaatgaaaaaatcaatcaataagtTATGTAAACAATGTTCTACTAATAATATAAGTAGTTGTATAATTAAGCACTGCATTTGGGCTGAGAAACGTGGCTACGAAGAGAACAGCTTTAGAAATACTTTTTTGTACTCTTCACTAAATTCTTAAATTGAGAGTACAGTGGCAATAAAAAGTAATGTTATGAAATAACATGAATGCTTATTTTCTTTGTGTCATAcaaaaatttatgcaaaaaataaatatttttaaggctTCAAACAGTCCCAAAGTTCCGTCAGAATAAATGATAAACCAGCTTTTTTATCTGGTTAATCCCAGTCTTAAGCCATATCGGCTACTTAAGGCTTACATCCGCTACCATATTTTAATCTATGTTAACGGAAAAAGAGCCTTGCAAAGAGCAGGTTTAATATACcgattctttaattttaaacagttCCAAATGCTTTCTGGATAAGAACCAGCAAAGCCTGGTTGATCTGCTGCTGAGCCTCACTCTGCCTCTGCATTAGCTCTAGAACTCCTCGTTGTTGTTTAGCATTCTCTTCCAGCTCCTTCCTTCTCAATTCCATTTCTTGTTGTCTTTGAGTTTGCTCGCACTTCGCCTTTTCCTTCAAGAAATCTACGACCTCTGTAGCAGTTTTTCGTGATTTTTTCCCTCCAGCTGCTAAACCTGGATCCAAATCTGAATCCTGACTCGTCTTCCTCTTCGAGTCTTTCATCCTTTCCATTGCCTTCCTCCTAACAGATTCGGCTGCTTCTTtatcctttgctgtgtttttctctttcacctGAAAGCTTCGTTCCCGCTCAGATAACTCCTCGATTAGGGTATCCTTTTCGGACAACTCTTCACACTCGATGCCACTTGCTGCTTCTTCTTCCCTCATTCTCTTCAAGAACTTTCCCTGCAGTATATTCCACCTGTTCCGGACTCCTCGTTTTTCCTTAATGTGGAATTTGGGATTCTCCATTTGATTCAAGAATTCCTGTATGCTTTCCCACGTCTTTCCTCTGTCAGGACTTCCtttcttaaatgaaaatatCTCTCGACTAATCATCTCTCGCAGCAAAATGATATCGTGCTCCTCTGACCATTCCATGactctgtttaaaggaaaacgaacatataaatataaactcaaacattttaagcttatatcagaAACTCGCTAGACAGATTATTCGTAAAACAGTTCGTCTCctttcataataaaaaataactgcaaaatttGTCTGTCGCTCGTACAGCAAGACTTTGTACAAAAacgaaataagataaaaaacttACGTTTGTTTGGGTTGTTTGGCGGCCATCCTGGGAGAAACAAACTGGGACAATCTTGAAACagtgtattaataataaaaaaaacttgtctttCAGGCAAAGAGGAGAAAAACAATCTCACGTTTTCGACACAACGGCAAAACAAGCGATGTGGCGTTGGCGCCGAG is a genomic window containing:
- the LOC140948776 gene encoding uncharacterized protein encodes the protein MEWSEEHDIILLREMISREIFSFKKGSPDRGKTWESIQEFLNQMENPKFHIKEKRGVRNRWNILQGKFLKRMREEEAASGIECEELSEKDTLIEELSERERSFQVKEKNTAKDKEAAESVRRKAMERMKDSKRKTSQDSDLDPGLAAGGKKSRKTATEVVDFLKEKAKCEQTQRQQEMELRRKELEENAKQQRGVLELMQRQSEAQQQINQALLVLIQKAFGTV